The window GCCACATTTTTCGCCGGCGGCAAGTGGATGCGTTCTCACCCCGAAAAAGCCATGCAGCTCATGGCCGATCCACTCTTCGAGCTGGGTAACCATTCCTGGACCCACGCCAATCTGGCCCTCATGGACGAAGCGGAAACCCGTGAGCAAGTCCTTTGGACCCAGGCCCAGTACGAATTTTTGCGCGAGGAGTTGGCCTCGCGGGCCGGGACGCGGGGAATGGCGGCCGAGATGGCCCACGTGCCCGTATGCATGGCCGTGTTCCGGCTGCCCTACGGCCGTAACGCCCCGGCCACCATCGGGTATCTCGCCCGCATGGGTCTGCCCATCATCCAATGGGACGTGCTGGGCGAGGGCGGCGATGGCTCGGCCGCCGAGATCGCGGCCCGTGCCGCCGGACAGGTCAGGCCGGGGTCCATCGTGCTTATGCACGCCAATGCCGTGCCCAAGTTGACCCAGGATATTGTTCCGTTTTTCGTGGACGCGCTGCTGGACCAGGGCTGGCGCTTCGTCACGGTCAGCGAGATTTTGGACTTGGGGCCGGCGGAAATCGTGCGTGACGGCTATTTCGAGAAACCGGGCGACAATGTTCAATACGACCACGGCTATCCGGGCAAGGGAACCCTGCATCCCGTGCCCAGGAAATGAGGAGGATTCATGCCTGCCAACTTCGCCTTTTGCGTTTTGGATGACGCCCTCCGTCGTCATCCCGGCAAGACGGCCATCATTTTTGAAGAAACGCGTCTGGACTACGCGCGGCTGGCCCGGAATGTCCATGCGCTGGCCGCCGAGTTGCGGCGGCGGAACGTGACTCCGGGAGACCGGGTGGCCCTGTTGCTGCCGGACAGTCCGGCCCTGGTGTCTTGGTTTCTGGCCGCCCTTGCGGTCGGGGCCGTGGCCACGCCCATCAACGAGCGGGCCAGTCTGGCGGACCGCGAGTTCATCCTGCATGATGCGGCTTTGAAGCTGTTGGTGCTGGACGCGGGGCGGGATCACGGAACAAACTGGGATGGCGCTGTCCTTACGACCGATCTGGCAGAGCCAGCCCGAAATCTGCCCGAAGCCGAGGCGGTCTTTGCCCCCGGCGGCGACGCGCCCGGTTTCATGCTCTACACCTCCGGGTCCACGGGCAAGCCCAAGGGCGTGCCCCACAGCCACGACGATCTGGCCATGCAGGCCCGTGTTTTTGCGCCGGCCGTGCTCGGGGACGCCGCGAACGACGTTTTTTTGTCATCGAGCAAAATTTCCTTTGCCTATGGTCTGGGCGCCCAGATCGGACTGGCCCTGGGCCTGGGCGCGACCCTGGTTCTGCATCCCGGTCCACCGGATCCCGATGTCCTCATGGCGCTCATCGCCCGGCATGGGGTCAACGCTTTTTTCTCCGTGCCCACGGTGTATCAGTCCTTGCTGCGCGCCCGTTCGGGCCAGGAAAATTTGTCCTCCCTGCGCCTGTGCTATTCGGCGGGCGAGGCCATGCCCGCTCCGGTCGGCACGGCCCTGCGGGACTGGCTTGGGCTGGACGTGCTCGATGGTCTGGGTTCCACCGAATCGGCCTTTGTCTTTCTGTCCAACCGGCCCGGCGCGATCCGGTCGGGAACGCTGGGATGCGCCGTGCCCGGATATGAGGTCCGTCTCGTGGACGAAAGCGGGGCGGGTGTGGAGCCAGGACGTTCGGGAAGGTTGCGGGTGCGCGGACCGGGCGTGGCCACGAAGTATTGGAACAGACCCGAATCCACGGCCAAGGCCATGCTGCCCGGAGGGTGGCTTGAAACCGGCGACCTTTGCGTGGAAGAGAACGGATTTTATCGTTATCAGGGCCGGGCAGATGACATGATCAAGACGGGCGGGGTCTGGGTTTCGCCGGTTTTGGTGGAAGATTGTCTGCAGGCCCACCCGGCCGTGGCCGAGTGCGGAGTGGCCGCCTTGATCCTGCACGGTCTGGTCTATCCGGCGGCCCATGTCGTGCCCGCGTCCGGCGTCGAGCCCGACCCCGGCCTGGCCCAGGAGCTGCGTCGGCATGTCCGGGCCCATCTGCCCAAGCACATGGTGCCGGTCAGGGTGGAATTTTTGGCCGATCTGCCGCGCACGGCCACCGGCAAGATCCAACGACACAAACTGCGGCGCTAACGCTCCGCCAAACCTTGAAAATTGGAGAAGACCATGACTGTCACCCGCCAGGATCTGCTTGATCTGTTTGTGAACGCCGGGGTTGATCCGGATGTTGTCGCGGCCCTCAAACCCGACCTGCCCCTGTTCAAGCAGGGCGTGGATTCCGTGGACTACCCGGCCATATTGCTGGCCATCGCGGACCGTTTCCAGATTTCCATTTCCGAAAAAGACGCCTGCGAACTCAAAACCCTCGCTGATTTCGAAAAACGCCTGAACGCATAAGGGCCGGGGCGCCCGGCATTTTTGGTTATCGGCCTACG of the Deltaproteobacteria bacterium genome contains:
- a CDS encoding xylanase, encoding ATFFAGGKWMRSHPEKAMQLMADPLFELGNHSWTHANLALMDEAETREQVLWTQAQYEFLREELASRAGTRGMAAEMAHVPVCMAVFRLPYGRNAPATIGYLARMGLPIIQWDVLGEGGDGSAAEIAARAAGQVRPGSIVLMHANAVPKLTQDIVPFFVDALLDQGWRFVTVSEILDLGPAEIVRDGYFEKPGDNVQYDHGYPGKGTLHPVPRK
- a CDS encoding benzoate-CoA ligase family protein — protein: MPANFAFCVLDDALRRHPGKTAIIFEETRLDYARLARNVHALAAELRRRNVTPGDRVALLLPDSPALVSWFLAALAVGAVATPINERASLADREFILHDAALKLLVLDAGRDHGTNWDGAVLTTDLAEPARNLPEAEAVFAPGGDAPGFMLYTSGSTGKPKGVPHSHDDLAMQARVFAPAVLGDAANDVFLSSSKISFAYGLGAQIGLALGLGATLVLHPGPPDPDVLMALIARHGVNAFFSVPTVYQSLLRARSGQENLSSLRLCYSAGEAMPAPVGTALRDWLGLDVLDGLGSTESAFVFLSNRPGAIRSGTLGCAVPGYEVRLVDESGAGVEPGRSGRLRVRGPGVATKYWNRPESTAKAMLPGGWLETGDLCVEENGFYRYQGRADDMIKTGGVWVSPVLVEDCLQAHPAVAECGVAALILHGLVYPAAHVVPASGVEPDPGLAQELRRHVRAHLPKHMVPVRVEFLADLPRTATGKIQRHKLRR
- a CDS encoding acyl carrier protein, with the translated sequence MTVTRQDLLDLFVNAGVDPDVVAALKPDLPLFKQGVDSVDYPAILLAIADRFQISISEKDACELKTLADFEKRLNA